One Polaribacter sp. SA4-12 genomic window carries:
- the rplP gene encoding 50S ribosomal protein L16 — MLQPKRVKYRKVQKAKGNMTGISGRGNQLSNGMFGIKSLDQNLLTSRQIEAARIAATRHMKREGQLWIKVFPDKPITKKPLEVRMGKGKGAPDHFVAVIKPGRILFEIGGVPMDVAKEALRLAAQKLPVKTKFIIARDFDINA; from the coding sequence ATGTTACAGCCAAAAAGAGTAAAATACCGTAAGGTACAGAAGGCGAAGGGAAATATGACTGGTATTTCTGGTAGAGGAAATCAACTTTCTAATGGAATGTTTGGTATCAAATCTTTAGACCAGAATTTATTAACTTCTCGTCAAATAGAAGCAGCTCGTATCGCGGCAACTCGTCATATGAAAAGAGAAGGTCAGTTATGGATTAAAGTTTTTCCAGACAAGCCTATCACTAAGAAGCCTTTAGAAGTACGTATGGGTAAGGGAAAAGGAGCACCAGATCATTTTGTTGCAGTTATTAAACCAGGTAGAATTTTGTTTGAAATTGGTGGAGTACCAATGGATGTAGCAAAAGAAGCTTTACGTTTAGCAGCTCAAAAACTTCCAGTAAAAACGAAGTTTATAATAGCAAGAGATTTTGATATTAACGCATAA
- the rpmC gene encoding 50S ribosomal protein L29 → MKQSEIKELSIVDLNEKLGALQKNYTDLKMAHAITPLENPLQLRGLRRTVARIATELTKRELQ, encoded by the coding sequence ATGAAACAATCTGAAATAAAAGAATTATCTATAGTTGATCTTAATGAGAAACTTGGAGCGTTGCAAAAGAATTATACTGATCTTAAAATGGCTCACGCAATAACTCCTTTGGAGAATCCATTGCAATTGAGAGGTTTAAGAAGAACTGTAGCAAGAATTGCAACAGAATTAACAAAAAGAGAATTACAATAA
- the rpsQ gene encoding 30S ribosomal protein S17, which produces MEKRNLRKERIGVVSSSKMEKSIVVAETKRVKHPMYGKFVLKTKKYVAHDEKNDCNEGDTVRIMETRPMSKSKRWRLVEILERAK; this is translated from the coding sequence ATGGAAAAAAGAAATCTTAGAAAAGAGAGAATTGGTGTTGTTTCAAGTAGCAAAATGGAAAAATCTATTGTTGTTGCAGAAACTAAAAGAGTAAAGCACCCGATGTACGGAAAATTCGTATTAAAAACGAAGAAGTATGTTGCACACGACGAAAAGAATGATTGCAACGAAGGTGATACTGTTAGAATCATGGAAACAAGACCTATGAGTAAATCTAAACGTTGGAGATTAGTAGAAATCCTAGAAAGAGCTAAATAA
- the rplN gene encoding 50S ribosomal protein L14: MLQTESRLKVADNTGAKEVLVIRVLGGTRKRYASIGDKIVVSVKSATPNGAVKKGQVSRAVVVRTKKEVRRKDGSYIRFDDNACVLLNPTEEMRGTRVFGPVARELREKQFMKIVSLAPEVL, from the coding sequence ATGTTACAGACAGAATCAAGATTAAAAGTCGCAGATAACACTGGAGCAAAAGAAGTTTTAGTGATTAGAGTTTTAGGAGGAACAAGAAAACGTTACGCAAGTATTGGAGACAAGATTGTAGTATCTGTTAAATCTGCTACTCCAAACGGAGCTGTAAAGAAAGGTCAAGTATCTAGAGCAGTTGTTGTAAGAACGAAAAAAGAAGTAAGACGTAAGGACGGATCATACATCAGATTTGATGATAACGCTTGTGTACTTTTAAATCCTACTGAGGAGATGAGAGGAACTCGTGTTTTTGGCCCTGTTGCTCGTGAACTTCGTGAGAAACAATTCATGAAAATAGTATCATTAGCACCTGAAGTGCTTTAA